In Acidimicrobiales bacterium, the following are encoded in one genomic region:
- a CDS encoding 3-deoxy-7-phosphoheptulonate synthase class II — MSTSQSTWTSRTWRDRTALQQPQWPDGDAHEAVLEQLSSLPPLVFAGETRELTSRLADVAAGRAFLLQAGDCAESFDTSADSIRDRLRVILQMAVVLTYYTGVPVVKVGRIAGQFAKPRSSDTETIDGIELPSFRGHIVNDVGFTAEERAADPERLLTAYHRAAATLNLLRAFTKGGFADLSRVHQWNREFVAASPAGQRYAAIAEEIERAVQFMSACGINSETLTDLRQVDFYTSHEALLLDYEEALTRRDSLTGDWVDCSAHMLWIGERTRQLDGAHVEFLRGVANPLGCKVGPTATTEDVIALCEALNPERIPGRLTLVTRMGATKVVDGLPPLLTAVKESGHPVVWVCDPMHGNTFTADDGRKTRHFEDVLAEVSGFFAAHRFAGTHPGGVHLELTGDDVTECLGGGAEVVTADLANRYETMCDPRLNGSQSVDLAFRVAELLRNGTH, encoded by the coding sequence GTGAGCACCTCCCAGTCCACCTGGACCTCCCGCACGTGGCGGGACCGTACCGCCCTCCAGCAGCCCCAGTGGCCAGACGGCGACGCCCATGAAGCGGTCCTCGAACAGCTCTCGTCACTTCCGCCACTGGTGTTCGCCGGCGAGACCCGGGAACTGACCAGCCGACTGGCTGACGTGGCTGCCGGGCGGGCCTTCCTGCTCCAAGCCGGCGACTGCGCCGAGTCCTTCGACACCTCCGCCGACTCCATCCGGGACCGGCTTCGGGTCATCCTCCAGATGGCCGTCGTGCTCACGTATTACACCGGCGTTCCGGTGGTGAAGGTCGGTCGGATCGCCGGCCAGTTCGCCAAGCCCCGATCGAGTGACACCGAGACCATCGACGGCATAGAACTGCCGTCGTTTCGTGGGCACATCGTCAACGATGTCGGGTTCACCGCCGAGGAACGCGCAGCTGATCCCGAGCGCCTACTCACCGCCTACCACCGAGCGGCCGCCACCCTGAACCTCCTGCGGGCCTTCACCAAGGGGGGGTTCGCCGACCTGTCACGGGTCCACCAGTGGAACCGTGAGTTCGTGGCCGCAAGCCCGGCCGGGCAGCGCTACGCCGCCATCGCCGAGGAGATCGAACGGGCCGTGCAGTTCATGTCAGCTTGCGGGATCAACAGCGAGACCCTGACCGACCTCCGACAGGTCGACTTCTACACCAGTCACGAGGCCCTCCTACTCGACTACGAGGAGGCCCTCACCCGCCGGGACTCACTCACCGGCGATTGGGTGGACTGTTCTGCCCACATGCTCTGGATCGGCGAACGGACCCGTCAACTGGACGGCGCCCACGTCGAGTTCCTGCGCGGCGTGGCTAATCCGCTGGGCTGCAAGGTTGGCCCCACAGCGACCACAGAGGACGTCATCGCCCTTTGCGAGGCTCTGAACCCCGAACGGATTCCCGGCCGCTTGACGTTGGTCACCCGCATGGGTGCAACCAAAGTCGTCGACGGCCTGCCACCATTGCTTACTGCCGTCAAGGAGTCGGGCCACCCCGTCGTGTGGGTGTGCGACCCGATGCACGGCAACACTTTCACTGCTGACGACGGACGCAAGACCCGTCACTTTGAAGATGTTCTGGCCGAGGTGTCGGGTTTCTTCGCCGCCCACCGCTTCGCCGGAACCCATCCAGGTGGCGTGCACCTCGAACTCACCGGGGACGACGTCACCGAGTGTTTGGGTGGCGGCGCCGAGGTGGTCACCGCCGACCTCGCGAACCGCTACGAAACGATGTGCGATCCCCGCCTCAACGGGAGCCAGAGCGTCGACTTGGCGTTCCGGGTCGCCGAACTGCTCCGTAACGGCACCCACTGA
- a CDS encoding sigma-70 family RNA polymerase sigma factor, which produces MSDSVGQYLNEIGMVPLLNAQEERELSQIIEAGAAARARKEAGETGREIERPIRAAARAKDRFIRSNLRLVVSVARRYPLPPGMELLDLIQEGNLGLEHAVDKFDWRKGFKFSTYATFWIRQAIGRALDQKASLVRLPGDRSASLRAALRAVSGNGDELDEEHARLHRLTTPTSLDRTIGDDDSNELVDLLPDSTPGPELQVMAMAENDMATSLLDVLDNRARYAVEQRFGLTDGRKRSYREVGEDLGVTAEAARRLVKRAVTTVRDRASEYSDVA; this is translated from the coding sequence ATGAGTGACTCCGTTGGTCAGTACCTGAACGAGATCGGCATGGTCCCGCTCCTGAACGCCCAGGAAGAGCGGGAGCTGTCCCAGATCATCGAGGCCGGTGCTGCAGCCCGTGCCCGCAAGGAGGCCGGTGAGACCGGTCGCGAGATCGAGCGCCCCATCCGGGCCGCCGCCCGCGCTAAGGATCGGTTTATCCGATCCAACCTCCGCCTCGTGGTGAGTGTGGCCCGCCGCTACCCCTTGCCTCCCGGCATGGAGTTGCTCGACCTCATCCAGGAGGGCAACCTCGGCCTGGAGCACGCCGTCGACAAGTTCGACTGGCGAAAGGGCTTCAAGTTCTCCACCTACGCCACCTTCTGGATCCGTCAGGCCATCGGCCGGGCGCTGGACCAGAAGGCCAGCCTGGTGCGTCTTCCCGGCGACCGCTCGGCCAGCCTGCGGGCCGCCCTGCGGGCCGTATCGGGTAATGGCGATGAGCTCGACGAGGAGCACGCACGCCTGCACCGTCTGACCACCCCCACCTCGCTGGACCGCACCATTGGTGACGATGACAGCAACGAGCTGGTTGACCTGCTCCCTGACTCCACCCCGGGTCCCGAGCTCCAGGTGATGGCTATGGCCGAGAACGACATGGCCACCAGCCTCCTGGACGTTCTAGACAACCGGGCCCGCTACGCCGTCGAGCAGCGCTTCGGCCTCACCGATGGCCGTAAGCGGAGCTACCGCGAGGTCGGTGAAGATCTGGGCGTTACCGCCGAAGCCGCCCGCCGTCTGGTGAAGCGTGCCGTGACCACGGTGCGCGACCGGGCCAGCGAGTACAGCGACGTCGCCTGA
- the nadD gene encoding nicotinate (nicotinamide) nucleotide adenylyltransferase — protein MNGAQLPPGPRRIGLFGGTFDPPHLGHLEAAQTAMVDLGLDVVVLVVANDPWQKTACGQDVTPAGIRLAMVRAAAEGLEGVEVDDLEIRRGGPSYTADTVDAYAETGSKDQLFVLVGSDIAPGLDRWARPDEVRRRATIVVMDRPGHIGHRPPAGWDHVVLAGTFPDLAGTDVRALLQDGASAVGAVPEAVLELISEHGLYGAH, from the coding sequence GTGAACGGCGCCCAACTTCCGCCTGGACCGCGCCGGATCGGACTCTTTGGCGGGACGTTCGACCCTCCCCATTTAGGTCACCTAGAGGCTGCTCAGACCGCGATGGTCGATCTGGGGCTCGACGTAGTGGTTTTGGTCGTCGCCAACGACCCGTGGCAGAAGACGGCCTGCGGTCAGGACGTGACCCCGGCGGGGATCCGCCTGGCCATGGTCCGCGCTGCGGCAGAGGGGCTCGAAGGGGTGGAGGTGGACGACTTGGAGATCCGGCGGGGCGGCCCGTCCTACACGGCCGACACTGTGGACGCCTACGCCGAGACAGGCTCCAAGGACCAGTTGTTCGTACTCGTGGGAAGTGACATCGCCCCGGGGCTTGACCGGTGGGCGCGACCTGATGAGGTGCGTCGGCGTGCGACGATTGTTGTGATGGATCGACCCGGACACATCGGGCACCGTCCGCCCGCTGGCTGGGATCACGTGGTGCTCGCGGGCACGTTCCCGGATCTGGCCGGGACGGACGTTCGGGCCCTGCTTCAAGACGGCGCGAGCGCGGTTGGGGCGGTCCCTGAGGCGGTCCTCGAGTTGATTTCTGAACACGGCTTGTACGGGGCGCATTAG